DNA from Daucus carota subsp. sativus chromosome 1, DH1 v3.0, whole genome shotgun sequence:
ttcaaacattaatttaaaattttaaatgaaatacatGTTACCACTTACCAGCGTGCCAATACTTGTAACCAGTCGAGTTCGAATGAAAGGAAGTCAAtagaattcttatttttatgaagAAGTCGATagaattattaaatcataaaacaGAGaggaattattattaaataaaaaatgttaggacttacaaaaataattttaccatTCAAATCCTTTTTTCGTTTTGCAACTAAAGGCTTTAagcagtactccctccgtccctaaatgcTTTTCATGTTTGTGTTTATCACGTTTgtcaacacacacttttaatcgttaatatttttaattttgtattaatattaaatataaaaacttcacttcTCTTAAAACGAATCCGacaatccaacaagatcactcataaCTATATTTAGTCgacgtaaattaataatttgtgtcATGAACAGTGGcgaaaagttttcataaatagAGGGAGTACTATTCTCCGCCCCTGTCAATTTTCAGTCTCTTCTTCCACAAGAAAACGCGTCTCCTGCATATCAGTAAACCCTTCTCCTCTCTCGCTTCATTCCAACCACATACATATACAATCTCTACTTAAACTATTGTGTGTGTGATTACACACACTTACTTGACCTTCCGAATACTTTTTATGTTGATAATAATATTTGGTAGCACAGCTAGAGCATGAGCTTCTTGAGACCATCAGCACTGTACCAGCTGTTGATCACCTTTAATTCATTGAAATGGATGCCTTGTATGTTCTTCGGATATCCAAATTTTCAAGGGATCATTAGGCTTGTGATCATGTTTCTTCTCTGGTCAACGTTCACTGAAATGTGTCACATTTCTTCTTCCTCCATGTCTCCTACTCTTCGTGTTGGCGATCGCATCTTTGTCGAGAAGGTATCCACATAGATTCCCTCTTTTCGGTGTCTCGAAAgattatttatatgatttgatgatttagttattttgattttgattatctATGTTCTTGGAATATTTGTCTGGAAACTATTTATGGATCTGTTTCTGTACATTAAAACATTGAAAAGTTGTACCGGTTAATTGGCTTGATTAAACCATAACAATACGTTTTGTCGAAATGTCTGCACACTTGTGACTCGGGTTTATTAAACAAGTACTAATTTTTATGTGCAAACTGTACTTGATAGATGAGCATAAGCATCTCTCCCTCGCTAACTCAACATTACAAAATATAGAGCAAGAATATACACTTGCTGAGCCTACTGCGATTCAAACCCTGTCTGCGTAGAATTTTAATATTGCTGTCAGATGTATATGtcaaatttttatgtattttgcTGGTAAATATTACTTTGATGTCTTAGCCATATTACCTACTTTTTTCAGGCTTCATATTTCTTCAGACGTCCAGCCTTACATGATATTGTAATATTTCGAGCACATCTGAATGTGAGTTAATATCAGAGACTTTGATCTTAAATTTATTAACGATCTAAAATTTACTTAATGCTACTTGTGCAACTTCAATCCCTTCCTACAGCAACCTAGTTTCAGAGAAGGAGATATGCTCATTAAAAGAATTGTAGCACGAGCTGGAGATTTGATAGAGGTATATACAGTTCTCTTGGGTGCTGGAAAATTTCTTTCTCAATTGCATACTATGACTCACATAGTTATTTTTTGCAGTTCATATGATTTATAGTAATGTTAAGAAACCTTGTTAAATCCAGTTTTCACTAATACATGAAGAAAAATGGATTGGTACTTAAAGTGTTATTGGTGAATGTGGCGGGTGGTTAAATGTATTGAACGACTAATATCAGAAgcaagtaaaaaaaaatgaattggcATTAGTAAGATGACTCAGAAATGATTCCCACCAAGTTATGAAAATATCACAGACACCAATTGATAATATCTTCTCCTGGCACAACAATCTAGTGAATCACATAAGAACTACATCCATGTTGAGAAGTAATACAAGTCAAGTTTGATATAGATTGTATGATCAAGATGAGTTTAAACAACTCAATTGACCAAGTAGTAATtatttgactaattttaatCTTCGATTTACTAGAATTTCCTGtaatcataataaaattagtGAAGTACTTCAAAAGCTACTGAATTTGGGGAATATACTCTAGACCTCTTCGAAATTCCCTACATTCATGAAATACACATCTCTCTTTAATTTAATCTTTGTCATTGTTCATAAGCTTTGCCAAGAGTGCGCCCATAATGTGATAAATGTTATCTATCACCAAAATAAAATAGCACTGCTCCAGCagtggaataaaattttatgccC
Protein-coding regions in this window:
- the LOC108204857 gene encoding chloroplast processing peptidase-like isoform X2, which produces MSFLRPSALYQLLITFNSLKWMPCMFFGYPNFQGIIRLVIMFLLWSTFTEMCHISSSSMSPTLRVGDRIFVEKASYFFRRPALHDIVIFRAHLNQPSFREGDMLIKRIVARAGDLIEVHDGRLYVNGLAMKEDFVTEKPKYAIHPTGFASYKKCCGKMCNALLQKTSHLICFGDKNYGNTDPI
- the LOC108204857 gene encoding chloroplast processing peptidase-like isoform X1 — translated: MSFLRPSALYQLLITFNSLKWMPCMFFGYPNFQGIIRLVIMFLLWSTFTEMCHISSSSMSPTLRVGDRIFVEKASYFFRRPALHDIVIFRAHLNQPSFREGDMLIKRIVARAGDLIEVHDGRLYVNGLAMKEDFVTEKPKYAIHPTYVPRGHVYVLGDNRNNSCDSHIWGSLPIKNVVGRCAMRYYRRPVI